A window from Pseudomonadota bacterium encodes these proteins:
- a CDS encoding methanol/ethanol family PQQ-dependent dehydrogenase yields the protein MSKRFVSLAAASAVALTSGLAMANQDVMRLTKDPNNWAIWGGNYAGQRFSKLDQINTGNARDLQVAWSFSTGVLRGHEGGPLVVGDTLYIHTAFPNKVFAIDLEDQTLIWSHVPVQNPDTIPVMCCDTVNRGLAYADGKIFLQQADTTLKALNAKTGEVMWSIKNGDPSKGSTNTNAPIVIKDKVYTGISGGEFGVRGFVAAYNTSDGSLAWKAYSTGPDDEMLVNPRKTTVMGKKIGKNSSLKSWKGDQWKIGGGTTWGWYTYDPKENLIYYGTGNPSTWNPVVRPGDNKWTMTLMARDADTGEARWFYQMTPHDEWDYDGINESILADIDVDGKMRKVMVHFDRNGFAYTLDRVTGELLVAEKYDPATNWATHVDMKSGRPQVVDRYSTDKNGEDFNTTEICPAALGSKDQQPAAFSPKTKVFYVPTNHVCMDYEPFEVEYVAGQPYVGATLSMYPAGRVLGDGTNNLGNFIAWDAGEGKILWSIPERFSVWSGALATAGDIVFYGTLEGYLKAVSADTGKELYKFKTPSGIIGNVNTWMHNGKQYVGVLSGIGGWAGIGMAAGLENDTDGLGAVGAYKKLSDYTQLGGVLTVFSLGN from the coding sequence ATGTCCAAGCGCTTTGTAAGCCTCGCTGCAGCTTCGGCTGTGGCACTGACGTCCGGGCTGGCCATGGCCAACCAAGACGTCATGCGCCTCACCAAGGACCCCAACAACTGGGCGATCTGGGGTGGCAACTACGCTGGTCAGCGTTTCTCTAAGCTCGACCAGATCAACACTGGAAACGCTCGCGATCTGCAGGTGGCGTGGAGCTTCTCCACGGGCGTGCTGCGCGGTCACGAAGGCGGCCCCCTGGTCGTCGGTGACACGCTGTACATCCACACCGCCTTCCCGAACAAGGTCTTCGCTATCGACCTTGAAGACCAGACCCTGATCTGGTCGCACGTCCCCGTACAGAACCCGGACACCATTCCGGTCATGTGCTGCGACACCGTGAACCGCGGTCTGGCCTACGCTGACGGCAAGATCTTCCTGCAGCAGGCTGACACCACCCTGAAGGCGCTGAACGCCAAGACGGGTGAAGTCATGTGGTCCATCAAGAACGGTGATCCGTCCAAGGGTTCCACCAACACCAACGCACCCATCGTCATCAAGGACAAGGTGTACACCGGTATTTCCGGTGGTGAGTTCGGTGTACGTGGCTTCGTAGCCGCCTACAACACCAGCGATGGCTCGCTGGCTTGGAAGGCCTACAGCACCGGCCCTGACGATGAAATGCTGGTCAACCCGCGCAAGACCACGGTCATGGGCAAGAAGATCGGCAAGAACTCTTCCCTGAAGAGCTGGAAGGGCGACCAGTGGAAGATTGGCGGCGGTACCACCTGGGGCTGGTACACCTACGATCCCAAGGAAAACCTGATCTACTACGGCACGGGTAACCCGTCCACGTGGAACCCGGTTGTCCGCCCTGGTGACAACAAGTGGACCATGACCCTCATGGCTCGCGACGCTGACACCGGTGAAGCTCGGTGGTTCTACCAGATGACCCCGCACGATGAGTGGGACTACGACGGCATCAATGAGAGCATCCTTGCCGACATCGACGTCGACGGCAAGATGCGCAAGGTGATGGTGCACTTCGACCGCAACGGCTTCGCCTACACGCTCGACCGCGTGACCGGTGAACTGCTCGTCGCCGAGAAGTACGACCCCGCGACCAACTGGGCAACCCACGTCGACATGAAGTCGGGCCGCCCGCAGGTTGTGGACCGTTACAGCACGGACAAGAACGGCGAGGACTTCAACACCACCGAGATTTGCCCTGCAGCTCTGGGTTCGAAGGACCAGCAGCCTGCTGCCTTCTCTCCGAAGACCAAGGTGTTCTACGTGCCGACCAACCATGTCTGCATGGACTACGAGCCGTTCGAAGTCGAGTACGTTGCGGGTCAGCCGTACGTCGGCGCTACACTGAGCATGTACCCCGCGGGTCGCGTGCTGGGTGATGGCACCAATAACCTCGGCAACTTCATCGCCTGGGACGCTGGCGAAGGCAAGATCCTGTGGTCCATCCCCGAGCGTTTCTCCGTGTGGAGTGGTGCTCTGGCCACCGCTGGTGACATCGTCTTCTACGGCACCCTCGAGGGCTACCTGAAGGCAGTGTCTGCTGACACGGGTAAGGAGCTGTACAAGTTCAAGACCCCGTCCGGCATCATCGGAAACGTCAACACCTGGATGCACAACGGCAAGCAGTACGTGGGTGTCCTGTCGGGCATCGGCGGCTGGGCCGGCATCGGCATGGCTGCTGGCCTCGAGAACGACACCGACGGCCTGGGCGCTGTGGGTGCGTACAAGAAGCTGAGCGACTACACCCAGCTAGGTGGTGTGCTGACGGTCTTCTCCCTGGGCAACTAA
- a CDS encoding alpha/beta hydrolase, with amino-acid sequence MTATISQRLGLACTIAFTLLAGAADAALTHGQSAPPAPGTFVWVGDHRLHVHCMGQGSPTVIFDSGLGGTSLDWSLIQPKVAEHTRACTYDRAGYGWSDRGPSPRHSRRIVAELEQLLGYSSIGGPYVLVGHSFGGLNVQLFAKRNPERVAGLVLVDSSHERQFEAFDEAGLPSVAPRGNSFMLRNYNNVPSNMPSAVRPLAQKFAYASDTVVSIHSELANMRRSAQQLAADAPLPDIPMAVVIHDPSPYLASPRSATMALLWKRLQTDLAKQTSHSRLIVSQSSDHYVQFADPATVTEAIVDVLGQARGIDVACQVAAPEPFTC; translated from the coding sequence ATGACCGCCACCATCAGCCAACGTTTGGGACTTGCCTGCACGATCGCGTTCACTCTGCTCGCGGGTGCTGCCGATGCGGCCCTAACCCACGGACAGTCGGCACCGCCGGCGCCCGGCACCTTCGTGTGGGTCGGCGACCACCGCTTGCACGTTCACTGTATGGGCCAGGGCTCGCCCACTGTCATCTTCGATTCGGGCCTCGGCGGCACATCCCTGGACTGGTCCCTGATCCAGCCTAAGGTGGCCGAGCACACCCGCGCCTGTACCTACGATCGGGCTGGCTACGGCTGGTCGGACCGCGGGCCGTCGCCACGGCACTCCCGTCGTATCGTCGCTGAGCTCGAGCAACTCCTCGGCTACAGCAGCATAGGCGGTCCTTACGTGCTGGTAGGTCACTCCTTCGGCGGGCTCAACGTTCAGCTGTTCGCGAAGCGTAACCCCGAGCGAGTGGCGGGCCTGGTGCTCGTCGACTCCTCCCACGAGCGCCAGTTCGAGGCCTTCGACGAGGCTGGACTACCGTCCGTGGCGCCGCGCGGCAACAGCTTCATGCTTCGCAACTACAACAACGTTCCCAGCAACATGCCGTCTGCCGTCAGACCTCTAGCGCAGAAGTTCGCCTACGCGTCCGACACGGTGGTCTCGATCCACAGCGAGCTCGCGAACATGCGTCGCAGCGCCCAGCAGCTCGCGGCGGACGCGCCCCTGCCGGATATCCCTATGGCCGTGGTGATTCACGACCCATCTCCCTACCTAGCCTCGCCCCGCAGTGCCACCATGGCGTTGTTGTGGAAGCGCCTGCAGACCGACCTTGCCAAGCAGACCTCGCACTCCAGACTCATCGTCTCGCAGTCCTCTGATCACTACGTGCAGTTCGCTGATCCCGCAACGGTAACCGAAGCGATCGTCGATGTGCTCGGGCAAGCTCGCGGCATCGATGTAGCCTGCCAGGTAGCGGCTCCGGAACCGTTCACCTGCTAG
- a CDS encoding molybdenum cofactor biosynthesis protein MoaE translates to MSQFFEFEDTALDVSVLRGRTQDDHCGGYVAFEGWVRDHNEGRGVLRLEYEAYAGLAVKEGARILAEAAERWPITKAGCVHRVGRLEIGDLAVWVGVSAAHRDEAFQAARYIIDEVKLRVPIWKKEHFTAGDSGWVNCERAASHGREHDDHSHGREN, encoded by the coding sequence ATGAGTCAGTTCTTCGAGTTTGAGGATACGGCGCTCGATGTGTCCGTTCTTCGAGGTCGGACCCAGGACGATCACTGCGGTGGCTACGTCGCTTTCGAGGGCTGGGTGCGCGACCACAACGAGGGTCGTGGCGTCCTGCGTTTGGAGTACGAGGCCTACGCGGGCTTGGCGGTGAAGGAGGGTGCGCGCATCCTAGCAGAGGCTGCCGAGCGCTGGCCGATCACCAAGGCGGGGTGTGTCCATCGCGTGGGGCGACTAGAGATTGGTGATCTGGCCGTATGGGTGGGCGTGAGTGCCGCCCACCGAGACGAGGCGTTTCAGGCCGCCCGGTACATCATCGATGAGGTAAAGCTGCGCGTGCCCATCTGGAAGAAGGAGCACTTCACAGCCGGTGACTCCGGCTGGGTCAACTGTGAGCGCGCTGCTTCCCACGGCCGCGAGCACGACGATCATTCACACGGTCGTGAAAACTAA
- a CDS encoding quinoprotein dehydrogenase-associated putative ABC transporter substrate-binding protein, producing MNTPLVRTLAPVALAILGLSGMARADHHVDDNAFRVCADPNNLPFSNQAGEGVENRIASLWAERLGQPLEYEWFPQRRGFERMTLRSQNPANRSGYKCDVVVGVAKGWELGITTQSYYRSTWALAYLEGGKLDGAQTPQDIINLPAELKETVSAATFIGTPASVWLSRHGLDYKLRPYQALDADPNRYPGQLIENDLRAGEVDLVILWGPVAGYFANRVNTASDAPKVVVIPMESGNGLTFDFTIASGVRYGDGKRREQISNLLRETQSEVTALLTEYGFPLLPIGEEREEDDDDDD from the coding sequence ATGAACACGCCCCTTGTTCGCACGCTAGCGCCTGTGGCGCTAGCCATCCTCGGCCTGAGTGGTATGGCCCGCGCCGACCATCACGTCGACGACAATGCCTTTCGCGTCTGCGCGGATCCCAATAACCTGCCCTTCTCCAACCAGGCGGGAGAGGGCGTTGAGAACCGAATCGCCAGCCTCTGGGCCGAGCGCCTCGGTCAACCGCTAGAGTACGAGTGGTTTCCGCAGCGTCGCGGCTTTGAGCGTATGACCCTACGCTCTCAAAATCCCGCCAATCGCTCGGGCTACAAGTGCGATGTGGTAGTCGGCGTTGCCAAGGGCTGGGAACTCGGTATCACTACCCAGTCCTACTACCGCTCCACCTGGGCCCTCGCCTACCTTGAAGGCGGCAAGCTGGATGGCGCACAAACACCTCAGGACATCATTAACCTGCCCGCGGAGCTGAAGGAGACGGTCTCGGCCGCCACCTTCATCGGTACTCCCGCCTCAGTGTGGCTCTCACGTCACGGCTTGGACTACAAGCTGCGTCCCTACCAGGCGCTGGATGCGGACCCCAACCGCTACCCTGGTCAGCTGATCGAGAACGATCTGCGCGCCGGCGAAGTGGACCTGGTCATCTTGTGGGGCCCCGTGGCGGGGTACTTCGCCAACCGCGTCAATACGGCCAGTGATGCTCCAAAGGTGGTGGTGATCCCGATGGAGTCTGGCAATGGGCTGACCTTCGACTTCACCATCGCCTCAGGCGTGCGCTACGGCGACGGGAAACGGCGTGAACAGATCTCCAACTTGCTGCGCGAGACACAATCGGAGGTCACAGCCCTGCTCACCGAGTACGGCTTCCCGCTCCTGCCCATTGGCGAGGAGCGCGAGGAAGACGACGACGATGACGACTAG
- a CDS encoding vWA domain-containing protein, with protein MNLAFAQPAVLLLLPLALLPLFLRREIPVPYSSLALLPPDPLSQAVALVLRIAPALLLVLLLLGLAGLHRPPVAELRTGSGAQIVMLLDRSRSMDQPFAAGRRRSNFRNTGAALAVGESKGATARRLLQEFVARRQDDMYAMTIFSSSPIPVLALTESQEMIQAAIAAGNVGRGLASTDIGAGLLRALGFFEGREYTGSRLIMLISDGGAKLDVATRLELQNLFRKHQVTLYWLYVRSGFSEGIFGDDVEFDEATAPARALHRFFEQLDTPYRAYDAEDSEALEQAIDDVNRLQSLPIVYEELHPRVELAPYCFALAAPLLLIMLLAHAAQVRSWSTV; from the coding sequence GTGAACCTAGCCTTCGCCCAACCGGCTGTTTTGCTGCTCTTGCCCCTGGCGTTGCTGCCTCTGTTTCTGCGGCGTGAAATACCGGTGCCATACTCGTCTCTGGCGTTGCTGCCGCCGGACCCATTGTCCCAGGCGGTAGCCCTGGTACTGCGGATCGCACCCGCCTTGCTACTCGTGCTGCTCCTGCTCGGCTTGGCGGGGTTGCATCGCCCTCCTGTGGCGGAGCTGCGCACGGGATCCGGCGCGCAGATCGTGATGCTCTTGGACCGAAGCCGCAGCATGGATCAACCGTTCGCGGCGGGCCGACGGCGATCCAATTTCCGCAACACGGGGGCCGCGCTCGCCGTCGGCGAGTCGAAGGGGGCCACCGCCCGGCGCCTGCTGCAGGAGTTCGTCGCGCGACGTCAGGACGATATGTACGCGATGACGATCTTCAGCTCCTCGCCGATTCCCGTGCTGGCCCTGACTGAAAGCCAGGAGATGATTCAGGCCGCCATCGCTGCGGGTAACGTGGGGCGAGGCCTTGCGTCGACGGATATCGGCGCCGGCTTACTGCGTGCCTTAGGTTTCTTCGAGGGGCGTGAGTACACCGGCTCACGCCTGATCATGCTGATTTCCGACGGCGGTGCGAAGCTTGACGTGGCCACCCGCTTGGAGCTGCAGAACTTGTTTCGCAAGCACCAAGTAACCCTGTATTGGCTCTACGTGCGCTCCGGATTCAGCGAGGGTATCTTCGGCGACGACGTGGAGTTTGATGAAGCGACCGCGCCGGCGCGTGCGCTGCACCGGTTCTTCGAGCAACTCGACACGCCCTACCGCGCTTACGATGCTGAGGACAGCGAGGCGCTGGAGCAGGCGATCGACGACGTGAATCGGTTGCAGAGTCTGCCAATCGTTTACGAGGAGCTGCATCCACGCGTGGAGTTGGCGCCCTACTGCTTTGCCCTGGCTGCGCCTTTGTTGCTGATCATGTTGCTGGCCCATGCCGCGCAGGTGAGATCGTGGTCGACAGTTTGA
- a CDS encoding right-handed parallel beta-helix repeat-containing protein, protein MRMILSGISRATLGLLVSAVVAAPTQARCQISVSPGEDVRDAFDRAMAEQCSVHFLAGKHLTTTRLGVTLIGTAEDPVIISGEGNAVSHLHRPNREQSIIDLSAKHLVVRDLTFSGGSRGVRLERSSSHARFERIVVHSTGNAAFMASTRDETYTDIVVRRSEFYDTSGSGECLHLGCNHGACTFYDSQIVGNSCHDTRSREGRDHASGLVLEGGSEAVLVRNNVFTNTYGLAILTYANGGKRPNVLEGNLVFNQHGGSGIQVTGDVLVRNNVVILEGIEGEAGFVGSPSQQGTPNNLVVLHNTIVRRAGAGRCMSFRGWRGEAPRIIVANNAVYCPEGEALYVGDNTQLGLIVSNAIEGTTSLRVGTFAAGAWQDELVAPFSAANAYPREGASVLGNADVVLSIPSDFNCRARRVPSDVGAYGRLEARNIGRTSAITFKRCVAPAPSLPPLPVPQLPSPDK, encoded by the coding sequence ATGCGTATGATCCTCTCCGGCATCTCCCGAGCCACCCTCGGGCTGCTCGTCAGCGCGGTGGTCGCGGCGCCCACCCAGGCTCGATGCCAGATCTCCGTAAGTCCAGGTGAGGACGTACGCGATGCCTTTGACCGGGCCATGGCAGAGCAGTGCTCGGTACACTTCCTCGCCGGCAAACACCTCACGACGACGCGCCTAGGGGTTACCTTGATAGGGACGGCGGAGGATCCGGTGATCATCAGCGGCGAGGGCAACGCCGTGTCGCACCTGCACCGCCCGAACCGCGAGCAGAGCATTATCGACCTTAGCGCCAAGCACCTCGTGGTCCGTGACCTCACCTTCAGCGGTGGCTCACGCGGAGTCCGACTAGAGCGCAGCAGCTCCCATGCCCGCTTCGAGCGTATCGTCGTGCACAGCACGGGCAATGCTGCTTTCATGGCCAGTACGCGGGACGAGACCTACACCGACATCGTTGTGCGCCGCTCGGAGTTCTACGATACGAGCGGCTCCGGCGAGTGCCTCCATCTCGGCTGCAATCACGGTGCCTGCACCTTTTACGATTCACAGATCGTGGGCAACTCCTGTCACGACACACGCTCTCGCGAGGGACGCGACCACGCAAGCGGATTGGTCCTCGAGGGCGGCAGCGAGGCGGTGCTCGTGCGCAACAACGTATTTACCAACACCTACGGTCTTGCCATCCTCACGTACGCCAACGGCGGCAAGCGACCGAACGTGCTCGAAGGCAACCTAGTCTTCAACCAACATGGCGGTAGCGGTATCCAAGTCACTGGCGACGTACTGGTGCGAAACAACGTGGTGATCCTCGAAGGCATCGAGGGGGAGGCGGGCTTTGTCGGCAGCCCCAGCCAGCAGGGGACGCCCAACAACTTGGTCGTGCTGCACAACACTATCGTGCGTCGCGCCGGAGCCGGCCGCTGCATGAGCTTTCGAGGCTGGCGAGGTGAAGCGCCCCGCATCATCGTAGCCAACAACGCCGTTTACTGCCCTGAAGGCGAAGCGCTCTACGTTGGCGATAACACCCAGCTGGGCTTGATCGTGAGCAACGCCATCGAGGGCACCACTAGCCTTAGGGTCGGCACCTTTGCAGCCGGTGCGTGGCAAGACGAACTCGTGGCCCCCTTCAGCGCGGCTAACGCGTACCCGCGCGAGGGCGCATCCGTGCTTGGCAACGCGGATGTCGTGCTATCGATCCCCAGCGACTTTAATTGCCGGGCACGCCGCGTTCCCTCGGACGTAGGCGCCTACGGCCGACTCGAAGCCCGTAACATCGGGCGGACCTCGGCCATCACCTTCAAACGATGTGTAGCACCCGCACCATCGCTACCGCCTCTGCCCGTTCCACAGCTGCCCTCGCCAGACAAGTAG
- a CDS encoding OFA family MFS transporter has protein sequence MAGLLSKERIIAGPGFNRWLVPPASIAIHLCIGSVYAWSIFNPALTKSLGVVTSAADDWTLSSVATTFTVAIVFLGIAAAFAGKWLERVGPRMVGVTAACCWGGGFIVGGLGILTHQLWLLYLGYGVLGGCGLGLGYVSPVSTLIRWFPDRRGMATGMAIMGFGGGAMIGAPLKEFLISTFYKAPQYLGPMSDVNLVTETGKRFAEVGGELLEVVVVGANDISNMLVTGPEGVYVVGTGSVGLAPTFFTLGVLYFVVMMMAAFAYRIPAPDWSPAGWTPPTDAARSAKMITTRHVDIDQALKTRQFYQLWIVLCLNVTAGIGVLSVAKTMINEIFGTTLPGVVDGTFAATYVVMISLFNMIGRFFWASTSDFLGRKNTYWVFFALGIVLYASIPFAAQQVSASPSVIWLVYFYAATMIIFTMYGGGFATIPAYLADVFGTRYVGGIHGRLLTAWSMAGVLGPLAITALREYSLRNALSSLATQVDPERFRATFGAGLDQLDALISQKTVTVAKLMEIAPAGTVDPTPSLYNLTMYLMAALLAVALVSNALMSPVDERHHMSDEAMRQATD, from the coding sequence ATGGCAGGCCTATTGTCGAAGGAGCGCATCATTGCCGGCCCAGGGTTCAACCGCTGGCTAGTGCCCCCCGCCTCCATCGCCATCCACCTGTGCATCGGCTCCGTGTACGCCTGGAGCATCTTCAACCCAGCATTGACCAAGTCATTGGGGGTGGTCACCAGCGCCGCCGATGACTGGACGCTCAGTAGCGTCGCCACCACCTTCACGGTCGCTATCGTGTTCCTGGGGATCGCCGCTGCCTTCGCCGGGAAGTGGCTGGAGCGAGTCGGGCCGCGCATGGTCGGCGTTACCGCTGCTTGCTGCTGGGGCGGTGGCTTCATCGTGGGGGGCCTCGGAATCCTCACCCACCAGCTCTGGCTGCTGTACCTCGGCTACGGAGTGTTAGGCGGCTGTGGCCTTGGCCTAGGTTACGTCTCGCCGGTGAGCACCTTAATCCGCTGGTTTCCGGACCGCCGCGGCATGGCCACCGGCATGGCCATCATGGGCTTCGGCGGTGGCGCGATGATTGGTGCTCCGCTCAAGGAGTTCCTCATCTCCACATTCTACAAGGCACCGCAGTACCTCGGCCCCATGAGCGATGTCAATTTGGTTACGGAAACGGGCAAGCGCTTCGCGGAGGTCGGCGGGGAGCTGCTCGAAGTGGTCGTCGTCGGTGCTAACGATATCTCTAATATGCTGGTTACGGGACCTGAAGGTGTTTACGTCGTCGGCACGGGAAGCGTCGGTCTTGCCCCCACTTTCTTCACGCTCGGCGTCCTCTACTTCGTGGTAATGATGATGGCCGCATTCGCCTATCGCATCCCCGCGCCTGACTGGAGCCCGGCGGGCTGGACCCCGCCCACGGACGCCGCTCGCAGCGCCAAGATGATCACCACGCGCCACGTGGATATCGATCAGGCACTTAAGACCCGCCAGTTCTACCAGCTTTGGATCGTGCTCTGCCTCAACGTGACCGCGGGTATCGGCGTGCTCAGCGTGGCGAAGACCATGATCAACGAGATCTTCGGCACTACCCTGCCCGGCGTGGTGGACGGCACGTTCGCCGCCACCTATGTGGTCATGATCAGCCTGTTCAACATGATCGGCCGCTTCTTCTGGGCCAGCACCTCGGATTTCCTCGGACGCAAGAACACCTACTGGGTTTTCTTCGCACTCGGCATCGTACTCTACGCCTCCATCCCCTTCGCCGCGCAGCAGGTGAGCGCCAGCCCGTCGGTGATCTGGCTCGTGTACTTCTACGCCGCCACCATGATCATCTTCACCATGTACGGCGGTGGCTTCGCGACGATCCCCGCTTACCTGGCGGATGTGTTCGGTACGCGTTATGTCGGCGGTATCCACGGCCGTCTACTCACGGCCTGGAGCATGGCGGGTGTGCTTGGCCCTCTCGCCATCACCGCCCTGCGGGAGTACTCGCTGCGCAACGCCCTCTCGTCGCTGGCGACGCAGGTGGACCCAGAGCGCTTCCGCGCGACCTTTGGCGCCGGCTTGGACCAGCTCGATGCGCTGATCAGCCAAAAGACGGTCACCGTCGCGAAGCTGATGGAGATCGCGCCCGCAGGCACGGTCGACCCCACGCCCAGCCTCTACAACCTGACCATGTACCTAATGGCTGCACTACTAGCGGTGGCCTTGGTGAGCAACGCGCTCATGTCGCCAGTGGACGAGCGACACCATATGAGCGACGAAGCCATGCGTCAGGCGACGGACTGA
- a CDS encoding phosphatase PAP2 family protein produces the protein MSRLFGTSSSRADKLSGDGPAPTPVTSPAIRRLIEAEVSLCRGLNGLSNIAIARSVFWLASRLGDGVFWYVLMLVLPVAYGRAGLITTVQMALTGMVGVLLYRWMKGRFVRERPHVSHESIRAVARQLDQYSFPSGHTLHAVCFTVLCLASFPELASLLIPFAILVGLSRPVLGLHYPSDVLAGSVVGWTLAAASSALREAIMPYLQLL, from the coding sequence ATGAGCAGGCTTTTCGGCACCTCTAGCAGTCGCGCTGACAAGCTATCTGGCGATGGACCGGCGCCAACGCCGGTGACCTCGCCGGCCATACGGCGCCTGATCGAAGCTGAGGTGTCGCTATGCCGAGGTCTCAACGGCCTTAGCAACATCGCGATAGCGCGCAGCGTGTTCTGGTTGGCGAGCCGCCTTGGCGATGGGGTGTTCTGGTACGTGCTCATGCTCGTGCTGCCGGTAGCCTACGGCCGGGCGGGTTTGATCACGACCGTACAGATGGCGCTTACGGGCATGGTCGGCGTGCTGCTCTACCGCTGGATGAAGGGGCGCTTCGTGCGCGAACGGCCCCACGTTTCCCACGAGTCGATTCGCGCTGTGGCACGGCAGCTCGATCAGTACAGTTTTCCCTCCGGCCACACGCTGCACGCGGTGTGCTTTACCGTACTCTGCCTGGCGTCGTTCCCCGAGCTCGCCTCGCTGCTGATTCCCTTCGCCATACTAGTCGGGCTCTCGCGCCCGGTACTCGGGTTACATTACCCCTCGGATGTGTTAGCTGGTTCGGTTGTCGGCTGGACGCTCGCGGCTGCGAGTAGTGCCCTTCGCGAGGCGATCATGCCGTACCTGCAGCTGCTCTGA
- a CDS encoding MoxR family ATPase encodes MTANAQLLSDSRHQALALENAVNGALLGQSRAVRLILVSVFARGHVLLEGDVGVGKTTMLRCIARAIGGAYSRIEGTVDLMPSDLVYYTYITEDGQPRVAPGPLLRHGEALSVFFFNEVNRARPQLHSLLLRVMAERSVAAFNRDHPLPFLQVFADRNRVEKEETFELPAAARDRFAMEILIERPQERDLQRQLMFDTRFHDADALVDTVPAGVVPHERLGAIAGAIQHHVSGTERLQEYALDLCMATADPHAYGVRLSDVDVAELIEAGVSPRGSSMLLRAARVHAWLEGRDQMLPEDLRFVFYESIAHRVFFKPVYELQRAALIQPFVASLLDRVAAP; translated from the coding sequence GTGACGGCGAACGCTCAACTGCTAAGTGATTCGCGCCACCAAGCACTGGCCTTGGAGAACGCGGTTAACGGGGCTCTGCTGGGGCAATCACGGGCGGTCAGATTGATCCTCGTCTCCGTCTTCGCGCGCGGACACGTGCTTCTAGAAGGTGACGTTGGCGTTGGCAAAACAACGATGTTGCGTTGCATTGCGAGAGCCATCGGTGGGGCCTATTCGCGGATCGAAGGCACCGTTGATCTAATGCCGAGCGATCTCGTCTACTACACGTACATCACCGAGGATGGGCAGCCGCGCGTGGCACCTGGGCCTCTGTTGCGCCACGGCGAAGCGCTGTCCGTGTTCTTTTTCAACGAGGTCAATCGCGCTCGCCCGCAGCTACATTCGTTGCTGTTGCGCGTGATGGCCGAGCGCAGCGTGGCGGCGTTCAATCGTGATCACCCCCTCCCGTTCCTGCAGGTGTTTGCTGATCGCAACCGGGTCGAGAAGGAGGAGACCTTCGAGTTGCCCGCGGCCGCGCGCGACAGGTTTGCCATGGAGATCCTGATCGAACGACCGCAGGAGCGCGACCTTCAACGACAGCTGATGTTCGACACGCGCTTCCACGACGCGGATGCGCTGGTGGACACCGTGCCGGCCGGGGTGGTGCCGCACGAGCGCCTGGGTGCGATCGCGGGCGCGATTCAACACCATGTGAGTGGCACCGAGCGTCTTCAGGAGTATGCGCTGGACCTGTGCATGGCCACTGCGGACCCGCACGCCTACGGCGTGCGCCTGAGCGACGTGGACGTGGCGGAACTCATCGAGGCGGGGGTGAGCCCGCGCGGTTCCAGCATGCTCCTGCGGGCTGCGCGCGTGCATGCATGGCTCGAGGGACGCGACCAGATGTTGCCCGAGGATCTGCGTTTCGTCTTCTACGAGTCAATCGCCCATCGCGTGTTCTTCAAGCCCGTCTACGAGCTTCAGCGCGCGGCGCTGATTCAGCCTTTCGTCGCGTCTCTCCTCGATCGGGTGGCAGCGCCTTGA
- a CDS encoding MxaK protein, giving the protein MVDSLSLVRGAWAVMVVLMALFLLEVDAWRRDLGYNHALAARDYQRAAREGLPRQSLAARAYALEDEAFDEKVLAWSRLMLGGEAGDATARNARFNLANLYLRRAINLDVESDRDLLVPLVEQAKQHYRNLLIEDPSDFDAKYNLELTLLLLPEVADLPADEERNPERSERAISTMRVEEQLP; this is encoded by the coding sequence GTGGTCGACAGTTTGAGTTTGGTGCGAGGCGCCTGGGCCGTGATGGTGGTTCTCATGGCGCTGTTTCTCCTCGAGGTGGATGCCTGGCGTCGGGACCTTGGCTACAACCACGCGCTGGCGGCGCGTGACTACCAGCGAGCAGCGCGAGAGGGATTGCCGCGTCAGTCTCTAGCCGCGCGTGCCTATGCCCTCGAAGACGAAGCCTTCGATGAGAAGGTGCTGGCCTGGTCGCGGCTGATGCTCGGGGGCGAGGCTGGCGACGCTACTGCCCGCAACGCACGCTTCAACCTGGCGAATCTCTATCTGCGGCGCGCAATCAACTTAGATGTAGAGTCGGATCGCGATTTGTTGGTGCCGTTGGTCGAGCAAGCCAAGCAGCACTATCGCAACCTTCTCATCGAAGACCCGAGCGATTTCGATGCGAAGTACAACCTGGAGCTCACGCTGTTGCTCTTGCCCGAGGTGGCGGATCTTCCCGCGGATGAGGAACGCAACCCCGAGCGCAGCGAGCGAGCGATCAGCACGATGCGGGTGGAGGAGCAGCTGCCTTGA